One part of the Novipirellula galeiformis genome encodes these proteins:
- a CDS encoding AIPR family protein — protein sequence MAKNDVVLLDSLVEKAKPQFGEGLEDSELFELFAFDQVLKDYDPSFEDLESGWTDGGNDGGLDGFFVFVDDRIATGDSSDLAAKRGPRIHVHVLSVRRAAKFEQQPIDTLVSSLGELLDLSVKDDDLKYPYNEEVLGQRRLFSTNYVALADRQPQLTIQVHYCSRGDSSQVAPNLQSRADTLTSILDDLFSDARIAFRFVGASGLLASARKQRDFTLRLPFTESYISREGKNYILLCKLSDYFRFVSDDEGKLRRYLFESNVRDYLGEVQINRDIKDTLSRNESAEQGDFWWLNNGVTILGTNASIAGKELCVENVQIVNGLQTTETIHKHFSSGITESEDERAVLVKVILAADADTRARIVKATNYQNTVDLGSLRGLDKIQRDIDEFLFDHGWFYDRRKNFYKNEGRPADRIVSVPYVAAAVRAVALGEPARSQRQRSRHLSNDETYNQIFDPSWDLSVFLVSVEIIRSVERIIHARRKSWTSPPSAFVHYIGFVYTCEQLNKYPYRPTDVIELAGKLPGASDIHRIRDELKDASETSEEPGRKYAGVKLSDTFIENYARQKFSGTADV from the coding sequence ATGGCAAAAAATGACGTTGTCCTGCTCGACAGCCTTGTCGAGAAGGCAAAGCCTCAGTTTGGCGAAGGTCTCGAAGATAGCGAACTGTTTGAGCTGTTTGCCTTTGACCAAGTCTTGAAGGATTATGACCCGTCATTTGAAGACTTGGAGTCTGGCTGGACAGACGGTGGCAATGACGGTGGTCTCGACGGATTCTTCGTCTTTGTGGATGATCGAATCGCAACAGGTGACTCTTCCGATCTTGCCGCGAAACGAGGTCCACGTATCCACGTGCACGTATTGTCTGTACGCCGCGCTGCCAAGTTTGAGCAACAACCCATTGACACATTGGTGTCATCTCTAGGGGAGCTTCTTGATCTCAGCGTGAAGGACGATGATCTCAAGTACCCTTACAACGAGGAGGTGCTGGGCCAAAGACGACTGTTTTCAACAAACTATGTGGCGCTGGCGGATCGGCAGCCACAGCTGACAATCCAGGTGCATTACTGCAGCCGAGGTGACTCCTCGCAAGTCGCGCCCAATTTGCAGTCTCGGGCCGATACCCTAACGTCAATATTGGACGATTTGTTCAGCGACGCTCGAATAGCGTTTCGGTTTGTTGGTGCTTCTGGCCTGCTTGCTTCAGCTCGAAAACAACGAGATTTTACGCTCCGTCTCCCATTCACCGAAAGCTACATTTCGCGGGAAGGAAAGAACTACATCTTGCTCTGCAAGCTGTCTGATTATTTTCGATTTGTGTCTGATGACGAAGGGAAGCTTCGGCGGTACCTATTCGAATCGAACGTCCGTGATTATCTCGGTGAAGTTCAGATTAATCGAGACATAAAGGACACTTTGTCACGAAACGAATCCGCGGAACAGGGAGATTTCTGGTGGCTAAATAACGGTGTAACAATTCTTGGGACCAACGCTTCTATCGCTGGCAAGGAACTTTGTGTCGAGAATGTTCAAATTGTAAACGGACTACAAACCACCGAAACCATTCACAAACACTTTTCATCCGGCATCACTGAGTCCGAAGACGAACGCGCTGTGCTCGTCAAGGTAATTTTGGCAGCGGACGCTGACACCCGTGCCAGAATTGTGAAGGCAACAAACTATCAAAACACGGTTGACTTAGGTTCCTTGCGCGGACTTGACAAGATTCAACGTGATATAGACGAATTCCTTTTTGACCACGGATGGTTTTACGACCGTCGGAAGAACTTCTACAAGAATGAGGGAAGACCAGCAGATCGAATTGTGTCGGTTCCCTATGTCGCGGCTGCTGTCCGGGCGGTAGCGCTTGGCGAGCCTGCGCGATCTCAGCGACAACGATCCCGGCACCTGTCGAACGACGAGACCTACAATCAGATTTTTGACCCAAGCTGGGACTTAAGCGTCTTCTTGGTCAGTGTAGAAATCATCCGATCTGTCGAGCGAATCATTCATGCACGCCGGAAATCGTGGACTTCCCCGCCCAGCGCGTTTGTTCATTACATCGGATTCGTATACACGTGCGAACAGCTGAATAAATATCCATACCGACCGACAGATGTAATTGAGTTAGCTGGGAAACTTCCGGGTGCGTCTGACATCCACCGAATACGAGACGAACTCAAAGATGCATCGGAAACATCTGAGGAACCTGGGCGCAAATATGCGGGTGTGAAACTGAGCGATACGTTCATCGAAAATTACGCTAGGCAAAAGTTCTCAGGTACCGCAGACGTGTGA
- a CDS encoding DUF1501 domain-containing protein: protein MNSKSDFPCGRIQRRQMLADCGMGFTGLALSALLQRDATANGTAAAETAATETASGKLLASGIAPKAKSVIWFFMNGGTSHLESFDYKPEINRHAGKTIDESPFGSAILDSEFYRKNVRDFGGKPRGLMSQLYPLQVGFSRRGQSGLHVSDWWPHVGDCIDDISVIRSMWTTDNDHAAQLQFHTGRHIFDGFYPSIGSWVHYGLGTLNENLPQFVVMGPPPGDCCGGTGAHDGSYLGPEHAGVRMTLDPRNPLPFGTPGNGVGLNERRDQLALLSDLNQMTAVQYPDDSNLQARIKAYELAFRMQMSVPDLVNLQQEPQHIQTLYGLDQPATQAMGRQSLTARRLVESGVRFVQIYDGGGGGGGWDAHAKLRENHSTNCGRVDKPIAGLLKDLKQRGLLDETLVVWATEFGRTPGAEKSDGRDHHPYGFSVWMAGGGLKGGIAHGATDEIGFHAVENRHYVTDIHATILHQLGLDPRRLDVAGQKRLEIDYGSPIHDVIA, encoded by the coding sequence TTGAATTCAAAATCTGACTTTCCCTGCGGTCGAATTCAGCGACGACAGATGCTGGCCGACTGCGGCATGGGGTTTACGGGACTCGCTCTCAGCGCCCTGCTGCAGCGTGATGCCACGGCCAATGGAACCGCAGCAGCCGAAACCGCAGCCACTGAAACTGCCAGCGGCAAGCTGCTGGCCTCCGGCATCGCGCCGAAAGCCAAGAGCGTCATCTGGTTCTTTATGAATGGTGGGACCAGTCATTTGGAATCATTCGACTACAAACCCGAAATCAATCGCCACGCGGGTAAGACGATTGACGAGTCCCCCTTCGGATCCGCGATTTTGGACTCCGAATTCTACCGCAAGAACGTGCGCGACTTTGGCGGTAAGCCACGCGGTCTGATGTCTCAGCTTTATCCTCTGCAGGTTGGATTCAGCCGCCGTGGCCAAAGTGGGTTGCACGTCAGTGATTGGTGGCCGCATGTCGGTGACTGCATCGACGACATCTCGGTGATTCGTTCGATGTGGACGACCGACAACGATCACGCCGCTCAGCTTCAGTTTCATACCGGACGTCATATCTTCGATGGCTTTTATCCTTCGATCGGATCGTGGGTGCATTATGGTCTGGGCACACTGAACGAAAATCTGCCACAGTTTGTCGTGATGGGACCACCCCCAGGCGACTGCTGCGGAGGCACGGGAGCTCACGATGGCAGTTACCTGGGCCCCGAACATGCAGGCGTTCGCATGACGTTGGATCCCCGCAACCCTTTGCCATTTGGCACACCGGGTAACGGGGTTGGCTTGAACGAACGCCGTGACCAATTGGCGTTGTTAAGTGATCTGAATCAGATGACTGCGGTGCAATATCCCGACGACTCCAACTTGCAGGCTCGAATTAAAGCCTACGAATTGGCCTTTCGAATGCAGATGTCGGTACCGGACCTTGTCAATTTGCAGCAGGAGCCACAACACATCCAGACACTCTATGGTCTGGATCAGCCGGCGACGCAGGCGATGGGGCGTCAGTCGTTGACCGCGCGTCGATTGGTAGAGAGCGGAGTTCGCTTTGTACAGATTTACGATGGCGGCGGCGGAGGAGGTGGCTGGGATGCTCACGCAAAACTTCGCGAGAACCATTCGACCAATTGTGGCCGAGTGGACAAGCCGATTGCCGGACTGCTGAAAGATCTAAAGCAGCGAGGACTGCTCGACGAGACGTTGGTGGTCTGGGCGACGGAGTTCGGGCGCACACCGGGCGCCGAGAAGTCGGACGGACGCGATCACCATCCCTATGGGTTTTCGGTGTGGATGGCCGGCGGCGGTTTGAAAGGGGGCATCGCTCACGGTGCGACCGACGAGATCGGCTTTCACGCGGTAGAGAATCGCCACTACGTCACCGATATCCACGCCACCATCCTGCACCAATTAGGCCTGGATCCGCGACGTTTGGATGTCGCAGGTCAGAAACGGCTGGAGATCGACTACGGAAGTCCAATCCACGATGTGATCGCTTGA
- a CDS encoding PSD1 and planctomycete cytochrome C domain-containing protein — protein MTWHVFRNVAIVFTLTFSCADAADYLHDIKPLLQQKCYACHGALKQQGELRVDTAASLIEGGESGLTLTAGDASDSLLLDVLTGEAGFTMPPEDEGTKLTPAEIELVREWIKAGASAPADEQPEDDPLRWWSYRELQRPDLPKLTEADADWCENGIDHFIAAKRTEHQLPHAAAATKSVWLRRVYLDLIGVPPTRAEQQRFLSDASSSAYETVVDDLLNRPAYGERWGRHWMDVWRYSDWYGSRGGNEIRYSQRHIWRWRDWIVNSLNADKGYDQMVREMLAADEIAGDDIDVLPATGYLGRSWYKFDRDVWLFETVERTSEAFLGMTLRCCRCHDHKFDPVTQEEYYRFRAFFEPHDVRTDPISALTGTQKDTTQGDVLNDGIALVYDKTPDAKTYRFERGDSRYPDETKPLEPGVPSAFGGTLQVHPVTLPATAWYPLLKPSVRETLIAKAQQQLSVAEQTLAKAVEQAAAANERLTRSEDAVKDNASPAVLLHDDFSTARPDVWQVLSGQWEYQDGALLQSSVASFATLVSRIPITGDFRVTLRYRPLVEGALRSIGFSFDYLDQGNSQDVYTSTSDTGQSVQAFHRVGGKQVYPKPGIVDTPLVVNEEATLDVTITGSQLTIDLNGQRKLDYTMPEKRRDGKFALWVHQGTAQFLELTVNQQPDSIETLQRRKQLTDQALKVAQSQFKLAEGELASVAARLAADVEKYLHAESPRIEQLAVMAATAEKQAVVLRAESELVAAADSDAAQTAAQAKLQQAQQSAELSSNEYTPLGEQFPRSSTGRRSALADWIVNDRNPRTARVAVNHIWGRHFGQPLVATPENFGLNGRQPTHPELLDWLATELIASNWKMKPLHRQLVLSATYRMASESPTAASKAGNPSTAADPDNHFLWRMNSRRMEAEVVRDSTLSVASRLDQAMGGPELPETDGEKNLRRSLYFRNTPNEKMLMLEVFDVADPNACYRRKESIVPHQSLAMMNSGIVLDSARTLATELADEDDFVTAAFAAVLARSPTTEEAVRCQTFLRQHAELLQQTPRQPFPAGGSATQSAATDSVLRAKQNLVHVLLLHNDFVTIR, from the coding sequence ATGACATGGCATGTTTTCAGAAACGTTGCGATTGTTTTCACACTGACTTTTAGTTGCGCCGATGCGGCTGATTACTTGCATGACATCAAGCCGCTACTGCAGCAAAAGTGCTATGCGTGCCATGGCGCGTTAAAGCAGCAGGGCGAGTTGCGAGTCGACACGGCGGCTTCGCTCATCGAAGGTGGCGAATCGGGGCTTACACTGACCGCGGGCGACGCCAGCGACAGTCTGCTGTTGGACGTATTGACCGGCGAGGCTGGCTTCACAATGCCGCCAGAGGACGAAGGTACCAAATTAACGCCGGCGGAAATCGAGCTCGTGCGGGAATGGATCAAAGCAGGAGCTTCCGCGCCAGCCGACGAACAACCCGAAGACGATCCACTCCGTTGGTGGTCCTATCGTGAGCTGCAGCGGCCAGACTTACCGAAGCTGACCGAAGCGGATGCCGATTGGTGCGAAAATGGAATCGACCACTTCATCGCCGCCAAACGAACCGAGCATCAGTTGCCTCACGCAGCCGCAGCGACAAAATCGGTGTGGCTACGGCGAGTCTACCTGGATCTGATTGGCGTGCCGCCCACGCGCGCCGAACAGCAGCGGTTTCTGAGCGACGCGTCTTCGTCGGCCTATGAAACCGTCGTCGATGACCTGCTCAATCGACCGGCTTACGGTGAGCGCTGGGGACGACATTGGATGGATGTATGGCGGTACAGCGATTGGTATGGCAGCCGAGGTGGTAACGAAATTCGCTACAGCCAGCGGCACATCTGGCGATGGCGCGATTGGATTGTCAATTCACTCAACGCCGATAAAGGTTACGACCAAATGGTCCGCGAGATGCTGGCCGCTGACGAAATCGCAGGCGACGACATCGACGTTCTGCCGGCCACGGGCTATCTCGGGCGCAGTTGGTACAAGTTCGATCGCGATGTGTGGTTGTTCGAAACCGTCGAACGCACCAGCGAGGCATTTCTGGGCATGACGCTCCGCTGCTGTCGCTGCCACGACCACAAGTTCGACCCGGTGACGCAGGAAGAGTACTACCGCTTTCGCGCTTTCTTCGAACCGCATGATGTGCGGACCGATCCCATCTCCGCGCTGACGGGAACTCAAAAAGATACCACGCAGGGCGACGTCTTGAACGACGGGATTGCTCTGGTCTACGACAAAACGCCCGATGCGAAAACGTATCGCTTCGAACGCGGTGACAGCCGTTACCCGGATGAAACCAAGCCGCTGGAACCTGGCGTTCCGTCGGCTTTCGGAGGAACGCTGCAAGTTCACCCGGTCACATTGCCTGCGACCGCTTGGTATCCGCTGCTGAAACCGTCAGTACGAGAAACGCTCATCGCCAAAGCTCAGCAACAGCTGAGTGTGGCGGAGCAAACACTAGCCAAGGCAGTGGAGCAAGCTGCTGCGGCGAACGAACGTCTGACGCGGTCCGAGGATGCTGTGAAGGACAACGCGTCGCCAGCGGTATTGTTGCATGACGATTTCTCAACAGCCAGGCCAGATGTGTGGCAAGTGCTCAGCGGTCAGTGGGAATACCAAGATGGGGCACTTTTGCAGTCGTCCGTGGCGAGCTTCGCGACGCTGGTCAGTCGGATACCGATCACCGGCGACTTCCGAGTCACGCTGCGTTATCGCCCGCTAGTGGAAGGGGCGCTTCGTTCGATCGGCTTCAGTTTTGACTATCTGGATCAAGGGAATTCTCAGGACGTTTACACCAGTACCAGCGATACCGGGCAAAGCGTGCAAGCGTTTCATCGCGTCGGCGGTAAGCAGGTGTATCCTAAGCCCGGAATTGTCGATACGCCGTTGGTGGTCAACGAAGAAGCGACGCTGGACGTCACGATTACCGGGTCGCAGTTGACAATCGATCTGAACGGCCAGCGCAAGCTTGATTACACGATGCCGGAAAAACGCCGCGACGGGAAATTTGCCTTGTGGGTGCACCAGGGGACCGCACAGTTTTTGGAGCTAACCGTTAATCAACAGCCCGATTCGATCGAAACGCTGCAACGTCGCAAACAGCTCACCGACCAAGCCCTGAAGGTCGCTCAGTCACAGTTCAAGCTGGCCGAAGGTGAGCTCGCGTCCGTGGCCGCTCGGTTGGCCGCCGACGTCGAAAAATACCTCCACGCGGAATCTCCCCGCATTGAGCAACTGGCCGTGATGGCAGCGACCGCGGAAAAACAAGCGGTTGTGCTGCGGGCGGAGTCAGAGCTTGTCGCGGCCGCCGATTCGGACGCCGCGCAAACCGCCGCTCAAGCGAAGTTGCAACAGGCTCAACAGTCTGCGGAATTGTCGTCTAACGAATATACACCGCTGGGCGAGCAATTCCCTCGATCCAGTACGGGACGCCGCAGCGCACTGGCGGATTGGATCGTCAACGACCGTAATCCACGCACCGCTCGAGTTGCCGTGAATCACATCTGGGGGCGACACTTCGGTCAGCCACTTGTCGCCACGCCAGAAAATTTTGGGCTCAACGGTCGCCAGCCGACTCACCCCGAACTTTTAGACTGGCTGGCTACGGAGCTGATCGCAAGCAATTGGAAGATGAAGCCGTTGCATCGCCAGCTGGTGTTATCGGCCACCTATCGCATGGCCAGCGAGTCACCGACCGCCGCCTCGAAGGCAGGGAACCCATCCACCGCCGCTGATCCGGACAACCATTTTCTGTGGCGCATGAACTCGCGACGCATGGAAGCCGAGGTGGTCCGCGACAGCACGTTGTCGGTCGCATCGCGGTTGGATCAAGCCATGGGCGGGCCAGAGCTTCCCGAGACCGATGGCGAAAAGAACCTGCGACGCAGTTTGTATTTCCGCAACACGCCCAATGAAAAAATGCTGATGTTGGAAGTCTTTGATGTGGCGGATCCCAACGCCTGCTATCGTCGCAAGGAAAGCATCGTGCCGCATCAATCGTTGGCGATGATGAACAGCGGCATTGTATTGGACTCCGCACGCACCCTCGCGACCGAGTTGGCCGACGAAGATGACTTTGTCACGGCTGCGTTTGCCGCCGTGCTGGCGCGTTCGCCAACGACCGAAGAAGCGGTTCGGTGTCAGACTTTTCTTCGCCAACATGCGGAACTACTGCAACAAACTCCGCGTCAACCGTTTCCCGCGGGCGGCAGTGCTACCCAGTCGGCCGCAACCGATTCCGTTCTGCGAGCCAAACAGAATCTGGTTCACGTCCTGTTGCTCCATAACGACTTTGTGACGATCCGATGA
- a CDS encoding Gfo/Idh/MocA family protein, with protein sequence MMKRNVWLLCLAVVFASLPSVGRADDGDRGDDEEPVFRLGMIGLDTSHVIAFTRYLNNPKNKTGCRVVAGFPGGSPDFPASANRVEKFTEQLRDQHGLEIVNSIEQLCEKVDGILLESVDGRPHLDQAKIVIQAGKPLWVDKPVTDNLADVIELFRLAKENNVPCWSSSAARYYEGVAGAQDNEELGQIVACDVFGSSSWAEFHPSLYLYGIHAVEPLFTVLGTGCETVQRIKTDRVDTVIGLWTGGRVGTFRDLRGGKADFTTIIYGKNKMVTAKSSGYAPLLKQIVEFFKTGNPPVSAEETIEIYAFMSAADESQAQGGAPVSVAKLIEQARGGQAQGEQAQGE encoded by the coding sequence ATGATGAAACGAAACGTGTGGCTGCTTTGTCTGGCCGTGGTATTTGCGTCCCTGCCAAGCGTTGGCCGTGCCGATGATGGTGACCGTGGGGATGATGAAGAGCCGGTCTTTCGCCTGGGGATGATTGGGCTGGATACGTCCCACGTGATCGCCTTTACCCGCTACTTGAACAATCCCAAGAATAAGACCGGTTGTCGCGTCGTCGCGGGGTTTCCCGGTGGATCGCCCGATTTTCCCGCATCGGCGAACCGGGTAGAGAAATTCACCGAGCAATTGCGTGATCAGCACGGTTTGGAAATCGTGAACAGCATCGAGCAGTTATGTGAAAAGGTTGATGGCATCCTGCTGGAAAGCGTCGATGGTCGGCCGCACTTGGATCAGGCCAAGATCGTGATCCAGGCCGGAAAACCGCTGTGGGTCGACAAGCCCGTGACGGACAATCTGGCGGATGTGATCGAATTGTTTCGGCTGGCCAAAGAAAACAATGTGCCGTGTTGGTCCAGCTCGGCGGCTCGCTACTACGAGGGAGTTGCCGGCGCTCAAGACAATGAAGAGTTGGGGCAAATTGTTGCCTGTGATGTGTTCGGTTCCAGTTCCTGGGCAGAGTTTCACCCGTCGCTTTATCTGTACGGAATCCATGCGGTCGAGCCGCTCTTCACGGTCTTGGGCACTGGATGTGAAACCGTTCAACGTATCAAGACGGACCGCGTCGATACCGTCATCGGTCTCTGGACAGGGGGCCGAGTCGGCACGTTTCGAGATCTCCGCGGCGGCAAGGCGGACTTCACGACGATCATTTACGGCAAGAACAAAATGGTCACCGCCAAGTCGTCCGGCTACGCTCCGCTGCTGAAGCAGATCGTCGAATTCTTCAAGACCGGCAACCCGCCGGTCTCCGCGGAAGAGACCATCGAGATCTATGCGTTCATGAGTGCCGCCGATGAGTCGCAGGCGCAAGGGGGTGCACCGGTTTCGGTCGCGAAGTTGATTGAACAGGCGCGAGGTGGACAGGCACAGGGTGAACAGGCACAGGGCGAATAA
- a CDS encoding TetR/AcrR family transcriptional regulator C-terminal domain-containing protein, which translates to MAKKTVRKSKVSLNRDVVLRTAIQFANQHGIESLSMRKLAELLGVEAMSLYNHVSNKDAILDGIVDIVAGEIELPTLAGDWKSSMRRRAMSAHEVLMRYPWATMLIVSRPNVGPAMLRYVDATIGCLVQAGFSYAMADHAWNAIDSYVYGFTLQKLNFPFQPEEYAQVAETFLPQIPADEYPYLNGMSQQVISGRHDGLHDLQLGLDLILDGLLRMRGPQ; encoded by the coding sequence ATGGCAAAAAAGACGGTACGAAAATCGAAGGTTTCGCTAAATCGAGACGTGGTACTGCGAACTGCGATTCAGTTTGCGAACCAGCATGGGATCGAGTCGCTTTCGATGCGAAAGCTGGCCGAATTGCTCGGCGTCGAGGCGATGTCGCTCTACAACCATGTATCGAACAAGGACGCCATCCTCGACGGAATCGTCGACATTGTCGCTGGCGAAATCGAATTGCCCACGCTCGCGGGCGATTGGAAGTCGTCCATGCGCCGCCGTGCGATGTCGGCTCATGAGGTGCTGATGCGGTACCCTTGGGCGACGATGTTAATCGTCTCACGCCCTAACGTGGGGCCAGCGATGTTGCGTTATGTGGACGCCACGATTGGTTGTTTGGTGCAGGCCGGTTTCTCGTACGCCATGGCAGACCACGCTTGGAATGCAATCGACAGTTACGTATACGGATTCACGTTACAAAAGCTGAACTTTCCGTTCCAACCGGAAGAGTACGCCCAGGTCGCTGAGACCTTCCTGCCGCAGATTCCCGCCGACGAATACCCGTACCTAAACGGGATGTCGCAACAGGTGATTTCAGGTCGCCACGATGGATTGCACGATCTGCAGTTGGGGCTCGATCTGATTCTCGATGGGCTGCTGCGGATGCGAGGTCCCCAATGA
- a CDS encoding NAD(P)-dependent alcohol dehydrogenase gives MNSSAPQQDRATTNETAAQNEATPASASNATPRDPSSERKTMKVISQDAYGSPELLVLREIEKPVAAKHEVRVRVHSAALHVGDCFGVRGDPLLVRITTGLLKPKHGIPGYDLAGRVEAVGEAVTRFQVGDEVFGACEGACAEYVCVNENTLALKPSEITFEQAAAVPTSGLAALHALRDVAKIMPGQSVLIIGASGGVGTFAVQIAKSFEAEVTAVCSTPNVDMVRSIGADHVIDYTREDFAAGSARYDVIFDNIENRSLADCRRALTPSGTLVLNSGTGAQGLAFMIRLLKPLVLSPLVRQRLCRYLSVPNHEDLNVLANQLRSAAVIPVIDRTVSLDEVPDAIRYLENGHARGKVVVNVSSLEHFHK, from the coding sequence ATGAATTCATCTGCGCCCCAACAAGATCGAGCGACGACCAACGAAACCGCCGCTCAAAACGAAGCAACGCCAGCTTCCGCGAGCAACGCCACCCCTCGCGATCCGAGTTCGGAGAGGAAAACGATGAAAGTGATTTCCCAAGACGCGTATGGCTCGCCTGAACTGCTAGTACTACGCGAAATCGAGAAACCGGTTGCTGCAAAGCATGAAGTCCGGGTGCGAGTTCACTCGGCCGCGCTTCACGTCGGGGACTGCTTCGGCGTCCGCGGCGACCCACTACTGGTGCGGATAACAACGGGGCTGCTGAAGCCTAAACACGGGATTCCCGGCTACGATCTGGCGGGTCGTGTCGAGGCGGTCGGCGAAGCGGTAACGCGTTTCCAAGTTGGAGATGAGGTGTTCGGTGCGTGCGAGGGAGCCTGTGCCGAGTATGTTTGCGTCAACGAGAATACGCTCGCGTTAAAACCAAGCGAGATCACGTTCGAGCAAGCGGCCGCGGTTCCCACGTCGGGGCTTGCCGCGCTGCATGCGCTTCGCGATGTCGCTAAAATCATGCCCGGACAAAGCGTCTTGATCATCGGAGCCTCGGGAGGCGTCGGAACCTTTGCGGTTCAGATCGCGAAGTCGTTCGAAGCGGAGGTCACAGCCGTCTGCAGCACTCCGAATGTCGACATGGTCCGCTCAATCGGGGCCGATCATGTGATCGATTACACCCGAGAAGATTTTGCCGCGGGCAGCGCACGCTACGATGTCATCTTTGACAACATCGAGAACCGTTCGCTAGCGGATTGCCGACGAGCATTAACGCCCAGCGGAACGTTGGTGCTGAATAGCGGAACGGGAGCGCAAGGGCTTGCTTTTATGATCCGACTGCTGAAGCCGCTCGTGTTGTCTCCCTTGGTTCGGCAGCGGTTGTGCCGCTACCTTTCGGTCCCCAATCACGAGGACTTGAACGTCTTGGCGAATCAGTTGCGATCCGCAGCGGTAATCCCGGTCATCGACCGAACGGTTTCGCTGGACGAAGTCCCCGATGCGATCCGGTACCTTGAGAACGGGCATGCGAGAGGGAAGGTCGTCGTCAATGTATCTTCACTAGAGCATTTTCACAAATGA
- a CDS encoding pirin family protein: MKKKIQRVVRDVSQHWVGDGFPVRSLFSYAEGNEFDPFLLLDYAGPYDFAPDEAKRGVGEHPHRGFETVTILYDGELEHGDSSGSHGTIGPGDVQWMTAAAGIVHEEFHSRRFANQGGTLEMVQLWVNLPAKAKKSPPKYQDLLAAQIPSVSLPDNAGTARVIAGELLGTHGPASTFTPINVWDVHLNAGATGELTIPRGHTSLVVVQAGTVAVNDEPMTAVELALLERDGETVHVHSDTASRILVLTGEPIAEPVVGQGPFVMNSREEIREAIRDYQAGKMGHLA; this comes from the coding sequence ATGAAAAAGAAAATTCAACGGGTGGTTCGTGATGTTTCGCAACATTGGGTAGGCGACGGGTTTCCAGTCCGAAGTCTGTTCTCGTATGCGGAAGGAAACGAATTCGATCCCTTCCTGCTGTTGGACTATGCCGGACCCTACGACTTTGCCCCGGATGAAGCGAAACGTGGTGTTGGAGAGCATCCGCATCGAGGGTTCGAAACGGTTACGATTCTTTACGACGGCGAGTTAGAACATGGTGATTCCAGCGGCAGCCACGGTACGATTGGACCCGGCGACGTGCAGTGGATGACAGCCGCAGCGGGGATTGTCCATGAAGAGTTCCACAGTCGGCGGTTTGCCAATCAGGGTGGAACGCTCGAAATGGTTCAATTGTGGGTGAATCTGCCGGCGAAGGCTAAAAAGTCACCGCCGAAATACCAGGATTTGCTGGCGGCACAGATCCCTAGCGTGTCGTTGCCCGATAACGCAGGCACGGCGCGGGTGATCGCAGGCGAGTTGCTCGGCACCCACGGTCCCGCGTCGACGTTCACGCCGATCAATGTGTGGGACGTGCACTTGAACGCGGGAGCGACCGGCGAACTGACGATTCCTCGTGGGCACACCTCGTTGGTGGTCGTTCAAGCGGGGACGGTTGCCGTAAACGACGAACCGATGACCGCCGTGGAGCTCGCTCTATTGGAACGCGACGGAGAGACCGTTCACGTTCACTCCGATACCGCCTCAAGAATCCTGGTTCTGACGGGCGAGCCGATCGCAGAGCCCGTGGTTGGGCAAGGTCCGTTCGTGATGAATTCTCGCGAAGAAATTCGAGAGGCGATCCGCGATTATCAAGCGGGAAAGATGGGGCACTTGGCGTAG
- the ycaC gene encoding isochorismate family cysteine hydrolase YcaC, with product MSATYKRLDKDDAVLLMVDHQSGLISLVQDFSPDEFRNNVLALADIGVFFELPTILTTSFDAGPNGPIVPEMLDRFPDAPFIRRPGQINAWDNEDFVKAIKATGRKQLIIAGVVTDVCVSFPALSAIEDGYDVFVVTDASGTFNKTVQQAAWQRMSSAGVQLMNWFSVACELHRDWRNDMEGLGALLSNHLPNYRNLMTSYTKLQEAKKE from the coding sequence ATGTCTGCAACCTACAAGCGACTTGATAAAGACGATGCCGTTCTGTTGATGGTAGACCATCAATCGGGACTGATCTCGTTAGTTCAAGACTTCTCTCCAGACGAATTTAGGAACAATGTTCTGGCGTTAGCTGACATTGGCGTTTTTTTCGAACTGCCAACGATTCTCACCACGAGTTTTGATGCGGGGCCCAACGGGCCCATTGTGCCTGAGATGTTGGATCGTTTTCCCGATGCCCCATTCATTCGCCGTCCAGGACAAATCAATGCGTGGGACAATGAAGATTTCGTCAAAGCGATTAAAGCCACGGGACGCAAGCAGTTGATTATCGCGGGCGTCGTTACCGACGTCTGTGTGTCGTTCCCCGCGTTGTCCGCGATCGAGGATGGTTACGATGTGTTCGTGGTGACGGATGCTTCGGGCACCTTCAACAAAACGGTTCAGCAAGCGGCTTGGCAGCGCATGTCCTCCGCAGGTGTCCAGTTAATGAATTGGTTTTCGGTCGCCTGTGAACTTCATCGCGATTGGCGAAATGATATGGAAGGACTCGGTGCGTTGTTGTCCAACCATTTGCCTAACTATCGCAATCTGATGACGAGTTATACCAAGCTACAAGAAGCGAAGAAGGAATAG